The sequence CCTTCCAAAACTGCCCACGAGGCGATTTGCCAGATGAGATTGGAGGAACGTAGTGCATCTCCAGCCAACACGTCATGGCAAGAGCAGAGCGCCCAGGAGGTTGGTAGTAGGGCAGTAACAAGAGGCACCTCAGTTTCCATCTGTCTTCACACAGAATTGACATTAGCTATGAAAACACTGAAGAATTAATGTTTTTTTGACAAAGCTCGACGGGAACTCTAGATAATTTCCGGCAGTTGAGTAAAGTATTGAAGAGCTACATTACTTCTTTGAAAAGAAGCTGAAAAGCCTTTTCAAGCTGATGTAGAACAGCATCTACCTTCGTGCTCAAGCTGATTTTATACAAACGAAGGAGATTTAATTCATGGCTCAGTTGCAATGGATGTCCGTTGGGTTAGTCACGGCTGCGGCTCTTGCTCTTGCTCCGGTTAACGCTGCCCATGCGTTGCTGATCACTGGAGTCACCGCCTCAACTGATATGGCTTCATTTTCAGGTTCTAATATTCAAAACACGGTGAATGGAGTAGGATTACCAGGCAACACCCCCAGCCTGACATGAGATCATGCTGTTGCTGATTTGAGCAATGCCTGGATCAGTAGTGTTGGTACTACGACTGGAAATATAAACTTCAACCTGGGTGGAGAGTACAGTCTTCAAGGGTTTAGTTTTTGGAACTTCAATAGCTTCGACCCACCAGGGCCAGGGATCAAAGATGTAAACATCTTTACGTCCCTTGACAACATCACTTATACTCCCTTAAGTGGTGCGCCAACGGTGTTTAATCAGGGAGTAGCTTTCAATTTAGAGCCTCCTCAAACGTTTTCTTTTTCGCCTGTGCTAGCTCGATATGTCCGCTTTCAAGTACTGAGTAACTATGGAGGAAGTACTATTGGGTTTGATGAAGTGCAATTTTTTGATAGCACTTCCACTCCCATTCCGACTCCAGCTTTAGTGCCAGGACTGCTGGGTCTGGGTGGGGCGATATGGCGTAAGCGCAGGGCTGAAGCGGCAGAGGCTAGAGAATAGAATTTTGATCGAGCAATTTTTAGAAGGCAGTCATCTTCCTCCACAGCGAATGTTGGCGCGATTCATATTGCGACAGCGGCCCGATCGCGCAGGGTATGGATGATTTGCTGACGTTGCTGAATTGGGATATGAATCGTCGATCGCGATATCGACAGTCAGGGCACTCAATTGGATTGTTCCTACAATATTTATCCCTTGAATCAGGGTGTTGCTGATTGGTGGTATGAATTCTTAGACAGTATTCCCTTAGCAAAATTCCCTTAACAAGGTTCTTAAGCCCCTTGCCTAATTAACAATTCATACCTAGATTCAGCAACACCTTAATCAGCAAGGCGATCGGTGTGTCTCTCAGCTATGGCAAATTATTAGAGTAGCAATGCAAGCTAACATCCCACTCCACCGGAACGAAGTCAAGTTATCGGTGAGATACAAGGGTTATCTGTGTCTGGTGAGCAGGGTCGTTATGCTGACTGCCCAGAGAGAAACAAGCTCTTCCATTCTCTGTCTTTCCAGCATTTCAGCTTACGTTTCAGAATTGCGGTAATTACGATCGCTCCTGTAATCGCAGCATCAATGTCATTCGAGACTCGGCGCGGACTCATCGATCGAGGCTTTTGCGACATTGATCCGTTTGTTTTCCCAGCATTCGATCGAGATTTCAGCACAAATAACTGGCTCATCGACCCAGAAACCCATCTGCGAAAGCAGCGCTCCGATCGCCCTATTCCACATCGATCGAGCATCTCCGCTAAAATAATAACGAAGTAATTTCTTGTTAATACCGGATTTTGGCTTGTCTTAGCCAACGATCGGGCCAGATGGGGCACTCTCAGCAAAAAATAGACAAACTATGCAGCCTACTCTACCCATTCAAATTTCTCAAACTAAAGTTGCCGAGTTTTGCCAGCACCATCACATCCGCAAGCTCTCTTTGTTTGGCTCCGTCTTGCGCACTGACTTCACCCCCCAGAGTGATATTGATGTATTAGTCGAATTTGAGCCAGGAAAAACGCCTGGATTTGCTATTATCACTCTCCAGCAAGAACTTTCTTATCTCATGGAGAGTCGAACTGTTGATCTACGAACCCCCCATGAACTAAGCCGCTACATCCGCGATCGTGTCCTCGCTGAAGCTCTGGTGCTCTATGTCCAACCTTGACGACGCCACTCGACTACGCCACATGCGCGATGCCGCAGTAGAAGCGATCGGGTTCATCCGAGATCGTAGCCGATCTGATTTGGAGGGCGATCGTATGCTGACATTAGCCCTAGTCAAAGATATCGAAATCATTGGAGAAGCCGCAGGCAGAATTTCAGCCGATCTTAGAACCAGGTACCCACATATTCCCTGGGTACAAATGATCGGAATGCGCAACCGCTTAACCCATGCCTATTTTGAGGTCGACTTAGACATTGTCTGGGAAGTTGTGACTCGTGATCTACCACCTTTAATAGTTGAATTAGAAAAAATCATTTCACTTGAAACCTAAGTTTAAGGAGTTTAAGTCTTAGGAACCTGCCATCCTCAACCAACCGAACACTTGATTAACCGTTAACACCAGCAAGAGCGGCGGCAGCACCGATGGGCAATCCTCCCCCCGCAACAAAATGGGTTGCTGTCCCGCCTTAAAATCAAGAATCGATCGGATCAATCAACCAACCCAACTGACATCCCTGCTCCAGACAATAAAGAATCTTGCCAATCACCCGATTAGAACTCCGGTCAGGAGACAAAATTTCCACCACCCAATCCGGCACCAACCGGAAATCATCCGGGACTTCCCCATCCCCATCAAACGGAATTCTCTCCCACCGGAACACCGCCACATCCGGCACCAGCGATCGATCGCCAAAATGACAGCACAACTTTGGGAAAGCATAGGCAACCTGCCCACCTTCAGCAGCAGTATTAATGCAATGACAAAGCTGAAGCCGCAACCGACTATGCTTTCCTACTGTCATAAGCTTGAGTCATGGACTCTCTAACAATTTCCCTATAACACCCGCAACACACTTGCCACCTTCGCCACCGCTGGCATTTGCTCAATTTCCGCCAACGCCTTACGGAAGTTGCCCTCCTGCACATCGTGGGTCACCACCACAATTTCCGCCAACCCATCGCGAATCCCCGCCTGCACCACCGACTCCAGACTCACCTGATGATCCCCAAAGCAAGTCCCCAACTTGCCAATCACCCCCGGATAATCCTGGGTCAAGAACCGCGCATAGAACCGCGTCACCAAATCATCCATCGGCGCGATCGCGCAATAGTCATGGTGCGAACAAGCCAACAACGGATCAAGCAACGGCGTCCCATCGGCCTGCTTGGCACAATCGCGACCCACCTTCAGCAGCGCCGCAATATTGAGAATATCCGACACCACCGCACTCGCCGTCGGGCCAGCCCCCGCCCCTCGCCCAAAGAACATCACCTGACCCACCGGATCGCCTTCCACCAAAATGGCGTTATAGACATCATTCACACTCGCCAAAGGATGGGCCTTGGGCACCAGGGTCGGATGAACCCGCACTTGCAACGCCTCCGCCGACTCAGGCCGTTTCGCGATCGCCAACAGCTTAATCACAAAGCCCAACTTATCCGCATAGGCAATTTCCGCCGCACTCACCTCACGAATCCCTTCACAGGAAATCGCCTCGCGATCGATGCGACCGCCAAAGGCCAACGAGGCCAAAATCGCAATCTTATCCGCCGCATCCCAACCATCCACATCTGCCGTGGGATCCGCCTCCGCATAGCCCAACCGTTGCGCATCGGCCAGCACCTCACCAAAGTCCGCCCCCTCCTGCACCATGCGGGTCAGGATGTAATTCGTCGTCCCGTTGATAATCCCAGTGACACTGTTAATCCGGTTAGCACAGAGGGACTGCTTCAACGGCTCAATTACCGGAATGCCACCGCCCACCGCCGCTTCCAGCAAGACATAGACCCCATGCTTCGCCGCTGCGGTAAAAATTTCTTCCCCAAAGCGAGAAATCGCTGCCTTATTGGCCGTGACAACATGTTTCCCCTGCTCGATCGCCTTCAGCATCAACGATCGGGCCGGTTCCAATCCCCCCATCACTTCAACGACGATATCCACCTCAGGATCGGTCACGATCGACTCTAAATCGGTCGTAAGTTTGTCAGCGGGAATCTCGACGGTGCGCGGCTTATCCAGCGATCGCACCCCGACTTTATGAATTTCCAATTCCTGCAAGAGGGGATGGCGTTGGCTTGGGGTGCTTAAAATCTCCACAGTGCCAGTGCCAACGGTGCCGAGTCCCAACAAACCAACTTTGAAAGCCACAGCGTTCTTCGCAATCACAACAGCCCTTTCATTGTAGGGGATGTGGTCGGTGCGTTCACCCACTGCGCTACGAACAGGGGCTAGAAATTGCCATCCCCCACCGACTAAACTCCCATGGCACAATTGAAAGCGATGGTGAACCCTATGAGAAAGCCCCCCAGAATGTTTCCGATCGCCCGCTCGATCACGCGTCCAATCGCCCGCCCGATCGCCCAACTGTGCGGCTGCTGGCTCGGTATTGTGATTGGCTGTACGTTGCCCAGTGCAGGCCACTTGTCCCCAGCCCTGGCTGTGGAACCCCAGTCCGATCAGCCCGTGCAATCGGCTCGGGTGATCGTGCCTTCCGGCGGAGTTTCCCCCAGTTCATCCCTGGAACGCCCCGTGGCCGAGGTTTTGCAGCAACTCGCCCAGGCCCAAGTGGTTTACCTTGGCGAAGTCCATGATAGCGAAGCCGATCACCGGGCCCAGCGCTTTATTCTGGAACAACTCCACCACCAGCGTCCCCGCCTGACGATCGCGATGGAAATGTTCCAACGGCCTTTCCAGTCAATCCTCGATCGTTACCTCCAGGACAAAATCAGCGAGCAGACCTTATTAGACCGCACTGAATATCAAAAACGGTGGGGCTTTCCCTGGCGGTTCTATCAGCCGATCGTGCAATTTGCCAAACAGCATCAATTACCCGTGGTTGCCCTCAATGCCCCCAGCGAAGTGGTGCGCCAAGTGGGCCGCAAAGGGCTGGATAGTCTCAAGCTGACCGATCGTCGCTTTATTCCCCCTTTATCGGCCATTCGCCTAGAACCAGATTCCTATCGCCAGCGGTTGCAGCAGCTTTACAACGACATGCACCAAGGCAAAGGCAATAGCCAACAGTTCGATCGCTTTTTCCAAGCCCAAGTGCTGTGGGATGAAACCATGGCAGAACGCATCAGTCAGCTTGTGCAAGCCCATCCCGATCGGTTAGTCGTCGTCCTCGTGGGGCAAGGCCATGTGACCTACGGTGAAGGCATTCCCCAGCGGGTCGCCCGTCGGCTGCGCGATCGCTTTCCCAAGCTGGCCCAGTTCACCCTACTGCTCAATCCCAGCCCTGATCTGCAAGCCCCACCGACCGCAGGCCCACCGATCGCCGACTTTTTCTGGATGCAGCCTTTGCCTCCATCCGCCACCCCGCCACCTGCTTCACCTTAAGGCTTTCCGCAAATTCACCCAGTTTGAAATGATCTAAGCCTCAACCTTTTTGGGCAGGAGGTAAATCAATCCCGAAACCCACGTCAGCACCACAGAGCCCCAAAAAGTCACAAGGCCCAGAGGTTCATAGGCCGATGGTAAGGGGGCAATCAACAGCGCGATTGCAATCATCTGCACTACGGTTTTTACCTTACCCCACAGATTCGCCGCTGGCACCGACCCCGTTTGCAGAGAAGGATTGACCCGCCAACCCGCGATCGTCAACTCCCGCGCCAAAATCAGAAACACCCCCCAAGCTGGAATCTGACCCAATTCCACCAGTGACATCAACGGTGCAAGCACCAGCAACTTATCTACTAGGGGATCCAAAAATTTCCCTAAATCCGTAACCTGATTCAACCGTCGCGCTAAATACCCATCTAACCAGTCCGTCCCCGACACCAGCACAAAAATCCCAACCATCCACCAGCGCAAAGAATCGGACGGAGTTTGCAACCCATAGAGCAAAATAGGGACGCCCAACAATCGCGAAATGGTGATCCAAGTGGGTAAGTTTATTTTGGGTAAATTCATCCAAATTCCTTCATCCTGTCTTCTATTCTTACCCTACACCCGAGGGCTAACACCAAGACCAAGGGATGGCCAAAGGACATTTTGATCACCTTGATTCACCCCTCGCTGAGTCAACCCCTCAAATCCTGACTAGAAAAGACTACCTATGAAAAAAGGAGCCCGATTTGGACTCCTTAAACCATGAACTCAGGGATAACTTTAAAAACCTAGATAAGGTATGACAAGAATTAGCAAGCACCACTTTTGGTAAATACAATAAGAACTGTTTTCAGGATTAGGCGTAAATCATATTGAACCGACCACTTACGCTGGTATTCGAGATCGAGGTGGACAATATCTTCAAAATCTTTGATCGATGACCGTCCGTTCGCTTGCCATTCACCGGTAATTCCTGGCTTCACAAGTAGGCGCTTCCAGTGGTGAGCTTCATACTTAGAAACTTCATCGGTGCTGGGAGGCCGAGTTCCAACCAAGCTCATGTCACCTAGCAGAACATTCAGAAACTGAGGAAACTCATCCAAGCTGGTTTTGCGAAGAAACTTGCCAACGCGGGTCACTCGCGGATCATTTTCCATTTTGAAAACATGACCTGATGCCTCATTGCGATCTTGCAACTTTTGCTTTAGGACATCAGCGTTAGTGACCATGGAGCGAAACTTCCAAATCCGGAAAACTCGGCCATTCAATCCACAGCGCCACTGGCTGTAAAGAATCGGGCCGGGATTATCAATCTGAATCGCGATCGCGATGGGAAGGAAGAGAATCGCTGTAATCAGCAGACCAATGACTGCACCCGCAATATCAATTAGTCGTTTTGCTTTGCTGTGAATTGATGGGTGGGGCCGATCAATCACAGCCGATCGTGTAGATGGAGCTAGAGGAAAAGGAGCACTCATACCTACTTCTCTGGAACGAAGAGGAATTGGGCTTTTAGTCATCAACTTAGGGGCGGAAGCTAGTTTAGAGGGAGTAGTGGTAATCACGGGTAGCAGTCAGGGATTAAATAAACGACTCATGTCTCTCTTGCACACATCTTAAGAGGGACAATTAGCTGGAAGCCAGCATTCATAGTCGCTTTTGCTTAATCTTTGAACTGCTAAGGGGTTTTATGAAGTTCAGGTATAATCCCTCAGAAATTTTCCTGAGCCTCAATTTCTTCATCCCTACTAAGGCTGACATGTCTGCTCTCCTTCCTAATCAAGCAAGATAGTCAAGCAGCCTAGGAAGGACTCTTGGTGAAGTGGCGGGAACATTTACGCTGGATTGCGGAATTTAGCGGTCATGAGACCGACTTCACACCCCATGCGTTCCAACGGCTCAGTTGACGGTGAATCTGGGTACGGTGAATCTGGGTGCTCTCTTCATCAGCATTACTGACTGCTTGAGCACTTCTCGGGTACGGCTTCAGGCCGTGGGGGAAAACGCTGATGTCAGTAGACCTGCATTAACTGGCACGATCGGACTTTGCCCTGCTAGGAGATGCATCTACGGAAGGGATATCTGCAAAGATTGCATGAATTTCATCCAGGGTCAGGTCATCAGACTGTCCTTCATTCAGTGATCGATCGGATACTGGCGGTATCACATTGGGGGCAGATGATGGCTGAGTCATTGGCTGAGTCATTGGCTGAGTCATTGAAACTGGAGCCTCTGTTGGTGAAGCGGCGAGCCAATCAGAACTTTCAAATAGCGTATCCATGGTGACTTGGCTAGCGTCATCATTCACAATCGAGGGTTCATGGATGAACAAATCATCCATGTCGCTCAAGGTCAGATCTTCCATAGAAATCTGATCAGGCTCGGTTTGCACAACTTCAGATGGTGTGACCTCCGCAGCGCCAGGGGATGGTAAATCGTCGTCTTTGCTCCCCCAGATGTTAAACAAGTCGGAAAGGTTGTGAATCGTATCGGATTCAGCTGCTGCTGCGACCCCCTCCGCCTTAGGGCCGGGTTGCGCCTCGATCGGAGAGGCAAAAGCATCGTCATCCTTGACGAACACTTGATTCGGTGGAGACTGGGAAGGCACATCCCTTGGGGGTGCAGTCGAAACTAAGGTGGCAGTCGGTGGTACCGTCTTGAGCACTGTCGGATCCATCGATTCCAATTGAGGAGGATGAATATAACTTGAGGCTTCACGACCGAGCTGCTGAGCCAGATGATTGATGAGGGAACTAAACAGAACTTCCCCTTGATGCCCTAGTCCATGCATACGATCAATCCCTTGCGCTAGGGACTCCTGGTAGGTATCGAGATTTCTTTGCAAGGAAGTTAAGGCTAGATCCAGACTGGTATCCATGCTAGTGAGGAGAGAGTCTGTCCGATCGCGCAGCGCTTGCAACCGTTCTATTTCTCCACGATCGAGGATTGGCTGGGAAGGCGCTTCAAGCTGGGCTTTGCGAATTTCTAGGGTGCGAACTTCTTGTAACAGGCTATCTCGCTGTTGAGAGAGCCGAGTAATTTCGGTTTGGAGAGGCTGGACAAGATGGAGCCGCAATTGTTCCAATTCAGTATTGAGGCTGGCAAGGGAAGCAACCGCAGGAGGTGGTGTTTTTGCCGCTGCCCCAACTAGCGGTGGAGCCGGAACTGGGGGCCGTTGTTGCATGACCAGAAAATTACGAACTCGTTCTAGCGTGCGATTCTGAAGCCGAAACCGCGTCAAATAGGCCCAAAATCGGAAGCCTTTGGGTTGACGCAGGGCACGATCGATCTCAGAGATTAGGGCTTGAACTTGCTCAGTTTGGTAGGTCACACAGCCATCCTCAAATAACTTTCAACTTCACCCGTCGATTTCATCCGTCGATCGCTCTAACCCAGCGATCGCACTAGCAAGGAGCCCATCGACGACATCCCAACAATCTGGGAGGGGAGCACTAGGAGAGAATCATCATTTGCCGTCATTCCTTGCAGTCATTACCTTGGATTCCTTGCAGTCATTACCTTGGATTCCTTGCAGTCATTACCTTGGATTCCTTGCAGTCATTACCTTGGATTCCTTGCAGTCATTACCTTGATTCCTTGCAGTCATTACCTATAGTCATTGTGGCCACCCACCTTTCCATTTTCGGCTGATGAATAGAATTTGTGAAATTAAAATTGCAGGCGCTCCGTAAATTTAGTGAAATTCAGCTTGTCAGCCATGCCTAACATTCATGCCTAACATTCATGCCTAACATTCATGCCTTAGCCTGACTGGCATCAGATTGCCAGATTTTACTTAACATGCCCGAATACAGTCGGCTTGTCACAGCAAACCTAACACCCAGAATTTGCGCCATCGCCCCTTCCCAGAAATAGGCCAACGCCCCTACCCGTGACAGGCACCCCCCCCGCGATCGTAAAGATTGCGCGATTGTGAAGATTGGGGGAAGAAAAGTGATAAAAATGGTTAGCCTAGATGGAAGGGAGACCAAGCTAGCAGGGTATGCTGGGCCTAGGGGCAGTGACTTTTCTGGAGATCCGTCAGGGGAATCGCTGATTACCGTGTAAATTAGGTGGTCTTCTCTGCAATGATTGAGGGAGGAGTAAGCTAGCGATTTAACATCGCTGGGGATCTAGCAACGTCAAACTTAGACGTAAAACTTAAAGATGCAAAGTAGGATTCACAGCCTAGAATGAATCCGTTGTGCGAGGGGCCAGTGATCCTGTCTACATGGAAGTCATCCTGCCATAGGTCATCCTGCCTCCAGTAGAAAGGTTAGCACTAGTCTCTAGAGCCCCAATTTCTTTCACACTCGTGGAGGTGAGGGGCAACGTTCTGTTCCTGAAGCAATTGCCAACCGCATGGGTCAATAGAGTTCGCATATTGGATGTCTGGTTAGGGGGTTATGGAAGATTGGTCATCACGGGAATCTAATGGCGACATGCTGATTCGATCGGCTCCCTTTTTTCAGGGGTTGCCTGAGGAGGCTGTGGAGCGCGCTGTTTGCCACATGGTGACGCGCAGTCATCCCCCGAATCAAGTCATTCTGCTGGAAAATGATTGGGGAACTTCTGTCTATTTCATCCTGAGTGGATGGGTGAAAATTCGTACCTATAACCTCGATGGGAAAGAAGTCACCTTAAATATTTTGGGCAAAGGTGAACTGTTTGGCGAAATGGCTCCGCTGGATGAAGTGCCCCGATCGACGGATGTGATCACCTTAGCTCCCACGTTGATTGGCAACATGCCTGCCCAGGATTTTGTCAATTTATTAAATAGCGAGCCCCAAGCGGGAATTCGTCTAGCTCAGCTAATGGCACGGCGGCTGCGGCAGGTTAATCGGCGGTTGCGGTTGCGCGAATCTGATAGCACCTCTCGGGTGGCGGATGTCCTGCTCTTTTTAGCGGAGGGGCAAGGGGTCAAAGTTGCAGGCGGGATTGAGGTTCCCAACTTGCCCCACCGCGAACTCAGTAGCCTCAGTGGCTTGGCGCGGGAAACGGTGACGCGGGTACTGAGCAAATTGGAAAAGAAAGAGCTCATCCTACGAGATCGGGATGTCATGCGGATCCCTGACACCCATGCCCTTGAACGGCTAATGCTGTAGTCCCATCAAACTGTCATCATCAAACTGTCCCCATCAAACTCGGGCAGGTTCAACCTCCAAGATGGGAACCAATTTGAGGTGATATTCTGCCTCAAAGCTGGGCTTTTTATAGGTCAAGCTCCAGAGCTCTAGGGCACAGTCATCACTGGGCTGGACGGGGCTGATGAACAGGCGCATTTCCTGACGCTCAGGCAACATTTGACAGCGCACAGATTTGATCGAGCCAATTTGCCGCCGATCGAGGGCAACAGCAAGGCGCAATAAGGGATGTAATTGCTCCACCACGCGACGGTGTTTTTTGCTGGTCAGGTTGCGATAGGTATCGTGTTTCTTTTTGGGCGAGTTTTTGCGGTGATAGCGGGCGAGATTGGCGATCGTTTCCAGTTCCATCTCGTTGTACCCCAGCAAATCTGCATGGCGGATCAGGTAATAGGAATGCTTGTGATGAGCATCATGACTGACGTGATGCCCACAGTTATGCAAAATTGCTGCGGCCCAGAGCAAGTCCCGTTCTTCGGATCCCCACTGGTGTAATTTCCCTTGGGTTTGATCAAAGAGAGCGATGGCAAACTGAGCCACCCGTTCGCTATAGGTCAAATTCACCTGATATTTTTGGGCCGTTTTGTAGACACTTCGTTGACGCACAGACCCTTGGTAGCGGAGGCGATCTTCAATCAACCCGTGGGTAATCATCCAATCGACTACCACCCCTTCCCGTAGCGATCGTTCACAGATCGTGATGCTGTCTACGCCCAGTAAGGTCATGGCTTCTTGAAGAACTAAGCCCCCCGCCAAAATAATTTCTGCCCGCCGTTCGGACATCCCCGGAATTGCTACCCGTTCTGCAAACTTCATCCGGCGCAGACGGTGCAACCAATCCCGCAACTCCGCCAAACTGATGGAGTAGCCATTCAGCGGATTTGGG comes from Alkalinema sp. FACHB-956 and encodes:
- a CDS encoding ChaN family lipoprotein, with product MRKPPRMFPIARSITRPIARPIAQLCGCWLGIVIGCTLPSAGHLSPALAVEPQSDQPVQSARVIVPSGGVSPSSSLERPVAEVLQQLAQAQVVYLGEVHDSEADHRAQRFILEQLHHQRPRLTIAMEMFQRPFQSILDRYLQDKISEQTLLDRTEYQKRWGFPWRFYQPIVQFAKQHQLPVVALNAPSEVVRQVGRKGLDSLKLTDRRFIPPLSAIRLEPDSYRQRLQQLYNDMHQGKGNSQQFDRFFQAQVLWDETMAERISQLVQAHPDRLVVVLVGQGHVTYGEGIPQRVARRLRDRFPKLAQFTLLLNPSPDLQAPPTAGPPIADFFWMQPLPPSATPPPASP
- a CDS encoding Crp/Fnr family transcriptional regulator, coding for MEDWSSRESNGDMLIRSAPFFQGLPEEAVERAVCHMVTRSHPPNQVILLENDWGTSVYFILSGWVKIRTYNLDGKEVTLNILGKGELFGEMAPLDEVPRSTDVITLAPTLIGNMPAQDFVNLLNSEPQAGIRLAQLMARRLRQVNRRLRLRESDSTSRVADVLLFLAEGQGVKVAGGIEVPNLPHRELSSLSGLARETVTRVLSKLEKKELILRDRDVMRIPDTHALERLML
- a CDS encoding sugar transferase, whose product is MSAPFPLAPSTRSAVIDRPHPSIHSKAKRLIDIAGAVIGLLITAILFLPIAIAIQIDNPGPILYSQWRCGLNGRVFRIWKFRSMVTNADVLKQKLQDRNEASGHVFKMENDPRVTRVGKFLRKTSLDEFPQFLNVLLGDMSLVGTRPPSTDEVSKYEAHHWKRLLVKPGITGEWQANGRSSIKDFEDIVHLDLEYQRKWSVQYDLRLILKTVLIVFTKSGAC
- a CDS encoding Uma2 family endonuclease, encoding MTVGKHSRLRLQLCHCINTAAEGGQVAYAFPKLCCHFGDRSLVPDVAVFRWERIPFDGDGEVPDDFRLVPDWVVEILSPDRSSNRVIGKILYCLEQGCQLGWLIDPIDS
- a CDS encoding homoserine dehydrogenase produces the protein MAFKVGLLGLGTVGTGTVEILSTPSQRHPLLQELEIHKVGVRSLDKPRTVEIPADKLTTDLESIVTDPEVDIVVEVMGGLEPARSLMLKAIEQGKHVVTANKAAISRFGEEIFTAAAKHGVYVLLEAAVGGGIPVIEPLKQSLCANRINSVTGIINGTTNYILTRMVQEGADFGEVLADAQRLGYAEADPTADVDGWDAADKIAILASLAFGGRIDREAISCEGIREVSAAEIAYADKLGFVIKLLAIAKRPESAEALQVRVHPTLVPKAHPLASVNDVYNAILVEGDPVGQVMFFGRGAGAGPTASAVVSDILNIAALLKVGRDCAKQADGTPLLDPLLACSHHDYCAIAPMDDLVTRFYARFLTQDYPGVIGKLGTCFGDHQVSLESVVQAGIRDGLAEIVVVTHDVQEGNFRKALAEIEQMPAVAKVASVLRVL
- a CDS encoding Ppx/GppA phosphatase family protein yields the protein MHSDLSSDRDYILASIDVGTNSIHMVVVKVQPSIPAFTIVARDKSTVRLGDRDKLTGNLTPAAMERAITALKRCQEIATSLHADEIIAVATSAVREAPNGQEFLQTVEKALGLWINLISGPEEARRIYLGVLSGMTLNAQPHVIIDIGGGSTELILGDGHEPRSLSSTKVGAVRLTADFISTDPISSMEFLALQAYIRGMLERPIEEIQAQIKPGERIKMVGTSGTIEALANLHAREKFGTVPNPLNGYSISLAELRDWLHRLRRMKFAERVAIPGMSERRAEIILAGGLVLQEAMTLLGVDSITICERSLREGVVVDWMITHGLIEDRLRYQGSVRQRSVYKTAQKYQVNLTYSERVAQFAIALFDQTQGKLHQWGSEERDLLWAAAILHNCGHHVSHDAHHKHSYYLIRHADLLGYNEMELETIANLARYHRKNSPKKKHDTYRNLTSKKHRRVVEQLHPLLRLAVALDRRQIGSIKSVRCQMLPERQEMRLFISPVQPSDDCALELWSLTYKKPSFEAEYHLKLVPILEVEPARV
- a CDS encoding DUF86 domain-containing protein yields the protein MSNLDDATRLRHMRDAAVEAIGFIRDRSRSDLEGDRMLTLALVKDIEIIGEAAGRISADLRTRYPHIPWVQMIGMRNRLTHAYFEVDLDIVWEVVTRDLPPLIVELEKIISLET
- the pgsA gene encoding CDP-diacylglycerol--glycerol-3-phosphate 3-phosphatidyltransferase, yielding MNLPTWITISRLLGVPILLYGLQTPSDSLRWWMVGIFVLVSGTDWLDGYLARRLNQVTDLGKFLDPLVDKLLVLAPLMSLVELGQIPAWGVFLILARELTIAGWRVNPSLQTGSVPAANLWGKVKTVVQMIAIALLIAPLPSAYEPLGLVTFWGSVVLTWVSGLIYLLPKKVEA
- a CDS encoding nucleotidyltransferase family protein: MQPTLPIQISQTKVAEFCQHHHIRKLSLFGSVLRTDFTPQSDIDVLVEFEPGKTPGFAIITLQQELSYLMESRTVDLRTPHELSRYIRDRVLAEALVLYVQP